CCCGCCTGGTCTCGGTGTACCTGCCGGCCGACCACGCCCTGCGGGGCGCGACCACGTCCTCCTGCTCACCCCGCACCCCCTCGTGCGCGAGGTGAACCCCGTGCGGGACGACTCCGTCCGGCACCGCGCTGTCGGGAAGCGGGACTTCGGCCCGAAGCGCGGGAGGACCGGGGAAACCCGGCGGAGCCTCGCGCGGGCGCTGGACGAGACGGGCGAGCACTCGGCGGCCCGGGTCGAGCACCGGGCGGTGCCGAGGATCCGCCGGATGACCCCGACGCGCTCACCACGGCGCACCGCCTGGCACGCGTCCCACGGGGGCCGGGGCACCCGACCTGGGCCGAGCGGGTGTTCCGCGATGTCCCGGTCAAGCGCGAACGGGCGCCCGGCCCCGAGCACGCGACCGGTCCCGAGGCCGTCGGTCACGCGGTGCGCTCGCGGTACCGGGCGGCGTAGCGGGTGGGCGTCTCGCCGAACATGGCGGTGAAGTCGCGGACGAAGTGGGGTTGGTCCGCGTAGCCGAGGTCGGCCGCCAGGGCGGCCCAGTCGAGGTGGCCGCCCGCCTCCATGCGCTCGGTGACCTCGCGCAGGCGGTAGCGGCGGATCACCCACTTGGGGCTCACCCCGACGTGGTCGGCGAACAGGCGTTGCAGGCTGCGGACCGTGGTGCCCAGCTCCCGGGCCAGCGCGTCGACCCGCTTGACGCCCGGCTCGGCCACGATCAGGTCCACCACCTCGACGGCGCGCCGGGCGGCCCGGTCCGGCTCGGGCAGGTGCGCGCGCAGCACGGCCTCCACCGAGGTCACGTCCGCCCGCGCGGGCAGGTCGGCGAACACCTCGGCGGCCGGCAGGGTGCGGTCGGTGATCGACTGGACGGGTGCCCCGAGGAAGGGCCGGAAGGCGCCGGGGTGGAAGGCGACGCCGAAGACGCGCCCGGTGCCGGCCAGCTCCTTGAAGACGTGACCGCTGCACACCCCGTGAACCTCGGCCCCACCTTCGTGGAACGACAGCTGCACGTTCGGGTAAGGCACGATCAGCTGCCGGTACGGCCGGTCGTAGCACCACTCGACCACCCAGTACCGCGCCACGTACGGCGCCAGGTCGGGCGACGGCGCGATGAACTCGTGCCGCTGGTGCCGGCTCCACGCCAGCTCACGCTCGTCCCGCGTCACGCCCGGAGCGTATGTCGCCTTTGTTCAATACACGGCCGGAACGCTTTCCTACGGTGGCGGCATGTCCCGTGAGCAGTTGATCCACCGAGCCGTGGAGGTCGCCGTCGAGGTCGTCTCCGGCATCGGGCCCGACCAGTTGACCGCACCGACCCCGTGCACCGATTTCGACGTCCGCCGCCTGGTGAACCACCTGTTGTTCTGGGGCCCGTCCCTGGAGGGCGCGGCGCGCAAGCAGGCCGTGCCGCCGCCCGCCGGCGCGGAGTCGGACCTCGACCTGACCGCGGGCGACTGGGCCGCGGACCTGACCGCCCAGCTCGACCGCACCGCCGACGCGTGGGGCGAGCCCGGGGCGTGGACGGGCACGACGCACATGGGCGGTCCGACGGAGATGCCCGCCGAGGTGGTCGGCGGCATGGTGCTCGGCGAGATCGTCGTCCACACCTGGGACCTGGCCCGGGCCACCGGACAGCGCCCCGCGTGAGACGAGGACCTGCTGGAGCGGGTCCACCGGGACCTCGTGCCGACCGCGCAGATGGGGCGCGACATGGGCATCTACGGCCCCGAGGTGCCCGTGCCCGCCGACGCGCCGCTGCTGGACCGCGTCCTCGGCCTCACCGGGCGCACCCCGTAGGCCCGGCGGAAGCGTTCCGGTGCCGGCGGGCATGTCCCCGGTGTTGAGGAGAGCGGCGCGGGCTGGTGGGCCAGGACGGCCTGCTGCCCCCGCTGCTCACCGTGACGGGGAACCCGCCCCCGGCCCCGGCGGTTGGGACGCGCTCGTGCCGGGCGTCAGGGCCAGGGCGTGTACGCGATGGAGGTGACCTCCTCGGCGAGCAGGCCGTAGTCGGAGTGGACGCTGTCCGCGTCGGACTGCGCGCCCAGGTAGTTGGCGTTCTCGAACACGGTGTGGTCGCAGTTCGAGTAGCTCTTGCCGGAGGCGAAGTCGTCGTTCCAGTAGTCGCCGACGTTGCTGATGCCGTAGGTCGCGCCGTAGCAGCCGGTGCCGTTCGCCCCGTAGTAGACCGCCGAGTCGCCGCCGAAGTCGGTGTAGTCGTAGTGGAAGCCGAGCAGCGGGTTGGCTTCCGCGCGAGCCCGCGTGGACACCGCGGCGGAGTTCGCGATCACGCGGTCCAGC
This portion of the Saccharothrix syringae genome encodes:
- a CDS encoding helix-turn-helix domain-containing protein, coding for MTRDERELAWSRHQRHEFIAPSPDLAPYVARYWVVEWCYDRPYRQLIVPYPNVQLSFHEGGAEVHGVCSGHVFKELAGTGRVFGVAFHPGAFRPFLGAPVQSITDRTLPAAEVFADLPARADVTSVEAVLRAHLPEPDRAARRAVEVVDLIVAEPGVKRVDALARELGTTVRSLQRLFADHVGVSPKWVIRRYRLREVTERMEAGGHLDWAALAADLGYADQPHFVRDFTAMFGETPTRYAARYRERTA
- a CDS encoding TIGR03086 family metal-binding protein gives rise to the protein MSREQLIHRAVEVAVEVVSGIGPDQLTAPTPCTDFDVRRLVNHLLFWGPSLEGAARKQAVPPPAGAESDLDLTAGDWAADLTAQLDRTADAWGEPGAWTGTTHMGGPTEMPAEVVGGMVLGEIVVHTWDLARATGQRPA